A region from the Naumannella halotolerans genome encodes:
- the murJ gene encoding murein biosynthesis integral membrane protein MurJ translates to MTERNRSLVSATALMASGTLISRVLGFVRVALLAFVFGNAGLQADGYNLAFAVSNGLYFLIAGGVLNTVLVPQIVRAIKNDADGGNAFVSKIVTAILTIMAALTVVLTIATPLVMIPYSGPEWRSPELAAQWQSVLLIAYLIMPQIFFYGLYVVLGQVLNAHGRFGPMMWTPIVNNVVSIAVLVGYFLIWGVTAPEQSNQPFTTAQAVTLGLGGLAGIVLQALVMIPYVRATGLKLTPRFDWRNAGLGHVFRLAVWTLAYMTVSQIGLMVTTNIVSSASTLGTQGAGLTAYTNARLLWQVPHSMITVSLATAMLPMVARLAQEHDLHGAAGEGLRTQKMAATVMVPATLAFAALAFPLSRILFGSGAGAFDYGFTAWTLIAACVGIIPFTVQYICLRLYYALEDTRTPALQQILIVGVNIALALAFVASPLASPQWLAPGMALAYSLSYVVGVFISWHNLRKKLPDLDSMVIIRHLVRVGLCALPAGAVALAISWFTRGWQDSLLLTVLITAVAGLLGLVIYFGMARVLRVREVNDIVATVLRRGGRKRGQVERAGADSDDEWYPGDDEPTEVFHFPEQSMDDPKTVLMPRIGAELPPAGVALEPEPPVDPGTFGIPDAPQRAAGPLDTTAEDEHPIRVKAGQELGHRYRLERPVVRREGSQSWQAWDSVLGRQVMVHLLPADSAQAESVLYASRSAAIATDSRFLRVLDVVPSATVTEISDPARPLPEADSWPRRSVTPAEPDRLAYVVTEWAEGSTLQDLLRDGPLTAVEAAWLLHELADALSGIHEQQIGHERLNPDTVVITPTGNVKIAGLLTEVALQPVDPHTDDNAEELVDELRDVHDLGRLLYACLLCRWPGGPAYGLGEAPIAGRSWLTPRQVRAGVSPLLDELCDRMLNPTPRHRKPPIHSSAELAGELTRVLAGVDAVAELEQRVRQQRSGQVTRADQRLPLARGIGPAHPPAPTPTTPPTPTRPPAPQIMVRSRSGETTRTAAIPERPPAEEERPERRSAARLIFPALLALAFVLVIAVARIIGGAAPSNEGEAGAPAQQQGTESAEQQPSEPQVHEIVAARDFDPQGDDQTENPDLVGDAVDGDPETAWRTLQYYNNPELGGAKRGVGLVLDLGEPVPVSTVDVLLGSGDTDLELRVPDPVAVDEPPMQSDEDWRSVASVDGAQGQTELTLDPAEETRYVLVYLTRLPANDEGNYQGFIYEVEVSG, encoded by the coding sequence ATGACCGAACGCAACCGGTCGCTGGTCTCGGCCACGGCCCTGATGGCCTCGGGCACCCTGATCTCCCGGGTGCTCGGGTTCGTCCGGGTGGCGCTGCTGGCCTTCGTCTTCGGCAATGCCGGTCTGCAGGCCGATGGGTACAACCTGGCCTTCGCCGTCTCCAACGGTCTGTACTTCCTGATCGCCGGCGGTGTGCTGAACACCGTCCTGGTGCCGCAGATCGTCCGCGCGATCAAGAACGACGCCGACGGCGGGAACGCCTTCGTCTCCAAGATCGTGACCGCGATCCTGACCATCATGGCCGCCCTCACGGTGGTGCTGACGATCGCCACTCCGCTGGTGATGATCCCCTACTCCGGGCCGGAGTGGCGCTCCCCGGAGCTGGCCGCACAGTGGCAGTCGGTGCTGCTGATCGCGTACCTGATCATGCCGCAGATCTTCTTCTACGGGCTGTACGTGGTGCTCGGCCAGGTGCTGAACGCCCACGGGCGTTTCGGCCCCATGATGTGGACCCCGATCGTGAACAACGTGGTCTCGATCGCGGTACTCGTCGGGTACTTCCTGATCTGGGGAGTCACCGCGCCGGAGCAGAGCAACCAGCCGTTCACCACTGCCCAGGCGGTCACCCTCGGCCTGGGCGGGCTGGCCGGGATCGTGCTGCAGGCGCTGGTGATGATCCCCTATGTCCGGGCGACGGGATTGAAGCTGACCCCGCGCTTCGACTGGCGCAATGCGGGGCTGGGGCACGTCTTCCGGCTGGCGGTCTGGACCCTGGCCTACATGACGGTCAGCCAGATCGGGTTGATGGTCACCACCAACATCGTCTCCTCGGCCTCCACCCTCGGCACCCAGGGTGCGGGTCTCACCGCCTACACCAACGCCCGGTTGTTGTGGCAGGTGCCGCACTCGATGATCACGGTCTCCCTGGCCACCGCGATGTTGCCGATGGTCGCCCGGCTGGCCCAAGAACACGACCTCCACGGGGCCGCCGGTGAAGGTCTGCGGACACAGAAGATGGCCGCCACCGTGATGGTGCCGGCCACCTTGGCCTTCGCCGCCCTGGCCTTCCCGCTGTCCCGGATCCTGTTCGGCAGCGGCGCCGGCGCCTTCGACTACGGGTTCACCGCCTGGACCCTGATCGCCGCCTGTGTCGGGATCATCCCGTTCACGGTGCAGTACATCTGCCTGCGGCTCTACTACGCGCTGGAGGACACCCGTACCCCGGCGCTGCAGCAGATCCTGATCGTCGGCGTCAACATCGCCCTGGCCCTCGCCTTCGTCGCCAGCCCACTGGCCTCACCGCAATGGCTCGCCCCGGGGATGGCCCTGGCCTACTCGCTGTCCTACGTGGTCGGCGTCTTCATCTCCTGGCACAACCTGCGCAAGAAGCTGCCCGATCTCGACTCGATGGTGATCATCCGTCACCTGGTCCGGGTCGGTCTGTGTGCCCTGCCGGCCGGGGCGGTCGCACTGGCGATCTCCTGGTTCACCCGCGGTTGGCAGGACTCGCTGCTGCTGACCGTGTTGATCACCGCGGTCGCCGGCCTGCTCGGTCTGGTCATCTACTTCGGCATGGCCCGGGTGCTGCGGGTACGCGAGGTGAACGACATCGTCGCCACCGTGCTGCGACGTGGCGGGCGCAAGCGTGGGCAGGTGGAGCGGGCCGGCGCCGACTCCGATGACGAGTGGTACCCCGGTGACGACGAGCCGACTGAGGTCTTCCACTTCCCCGAGCAGTCGATGGACGACCCGAAGACGGTCCTGATGCCGCGGATCGGGGCGGAGCTGCCACCGGCAGGAGTGGCCCTGGAGCCCGAACCGCCGGTGGATCCGGGTACCTTTGGCATACCCGATGCGCCACAGAGAGCGGCCGGACCATTGGACACCACTGCCGAGGACGAGCACCCGATCCGGGTGAAGGCCGGCCAAGAACTTGGCCATCGTTACCGCTTGGAGCGCCCGGTCGTCCGCCGGGAGGGTTCCCAGAGCTGGCAGGCCTGGGATTCGGTGCTCGGCCGGCAGGTGATGGTGCACCTGCTGCCGGCCGACAGTGCGCAGGCCGAGAGCGTGCTGTACGCCTCCCGCAGCGCAGCGATCGCCACCGATTCCCGGTTCCTGCGGGTGCTCGACGTGGTGCCCTCGGCGACGGTGACCGAGATCAGCGACCCGGCCCGGCCGCTGCCGGAGGCCGACAGCTGGCCGCGGCGCAGTGTCACCCCGGCCGAACCCGACCGGCTGGCCTATGTGGTCACCGAGTGGGCCGAGGGATCGACCCTGCAGGATCTGTTGCGCGACGGCCCGCTGACCGCGGTCGAGGCGGCCTGGTTGTTGCACGAACTGGCCGATGCCCTGTCCGGCATCCACGAGCAGCAGATCGGCCATGAGCGGCTGAACCCCGACACCGTGGTGATCACCCCGACCGGCAATGTGAAGATCGCCGGCCTGCTGACCGAGGTCGCGCTGCAGCCGGTCGACCCGCACACCGACGACAATGCCGAGGAACTCGTCGACGAGCTGCGCGATGTCCACGACCTGGGCCGCTTGCTCTATGCCTGTCTGCTCTGTCGCTGGCCGGGCGGACCTGCCTACGGGCTCGGTGAGGCACCGATCGCCGGTCGCAGCTGGCTGACCCCACGGCAGGTACGTGCCGGTGTCTCGCCGCTGTTGGATGAACTGTGCGATCGGATGTTGAACCCAACCCCGCGGCACCGCAAGCCGCCGATCCACAGCTCGGCCGAACTGGCCGGGGAACTGACCCGGGTGCTGGCCGGGGTGGACGCCGTCGCCGAGCTGGAACAGCGGGTACGCCAGCAGCGTTCGGGTCAGGTGACCCGCGCCGATCAGCGCCTGCCGCTCGCTCGCGGCATCGGCCCGGCGCATCCTCCGGCACCCACACCGACCACCCCGCCGACGCCAACCAGGCCACCGGCCCCGCAGATCATGGTCCGTTCGCGCAGCGGGGAGACCACCCGTACCGCCGCCATCCCCGAGCGACCGCCGGCCGAGGAAGAGCGCCCCGAGCGCCGGTCCGCGGCCCGGTTGATCTTCCCGGCGCTGCTGGCCCTGGCCTTCGTCCTGGTGATCGCGGTCGCCCGGATCATCGGCGGCGCTGCACCGAGCAACGAGGGCGAGGCCGGCGCCCCGGCCCAGCAGCAGGGTACGGAGTCGGCGGAACAGCAGCCGAGTGAACCGCAGGTCCACGAGATCGTCGCCGCCCGGGACTTCGATCCCCAAGGTGATGACCAGACCGAGAATCCGGACCTGGTCGGCGATGCCGTCGACGGCGATCCCGAAACCGCCTGGCGGACCCTGCAGTACTACAACAACCCCGAGCTCGGCGGGGCCAAGCGCGGCGTCGGCCTGGTGCTCGACCTCGGCGAACCGGTCCCGGTCTCCACCGTGGACGTGCTGCTGGGTTCCGGCGACACCGACCTGGAGCTCCGCGTCCCGGACCCGGTGGCGGTCGACGAACCACCGATGCAGAGCGACGAGGACTGGCGTAGCGTTGCCTCGGTGGACGGGGCACAGGGGCAGACCGAGCTGACGCTCGATCCTGCCGAGGAGACCCGCTACGTGCTGGTCTACCTGACCCGGCTGCCGGCCAATGACGAAGGCAACTATCAGGGCTTCATCTACGAGGTCGAGGTCTCGGGGTGA
- the sigM gene encoding RNA polymerase sigma factor SigM, with product MSERTLIGADERTDDELLAAHVAGDPNAFGLLFARHRNRMWAIALKTMRDPEEAADALQEAMIAAFRRAGSFRGESKVTTWLHRVVVNACLDRIRRNKVRKAHPLPEDPDRMSELAGSTRTDEVERHDLRQALNAALGQLNTDQRSALLLIDVEGYSVEEAATILGCAPGTVKSRCARGRARLARLLVHLREDE from the coding sequence GTGAGCGAGCGCACGCTGATCGGTGCCGACGAGCGTACCGACGACGAGTTGCTGGCCGCCCATGTGGCCGGCGACCCGAACGCCTTCGGACTGCTGTTCGCTCGGCACCGCAACCGGATGTGGGCGATCGCGCTGAAGACGATGCGCGATCCCGAGGAGGCGGCCGACGCGCTGCAGGAGGCGATGATCGCAGCCTTCCGCCGGGCAGGCAGTTTTCGTGGCGAGTCGAAGGTCACCACCTGGCTGCACCGGGTGGTGGTGAATGCCTGTCTGGACCGGATCCGCCGGAACAAGGTACGCAAGGCCCACCCGCTGCCCGAGGATCCGGACCGGATGAGTGAGCTGGCCGGTTCGACCCGTACCGACGAGGTGGAACGCCACGATCTGCGCCAAGCCCTCAACGCCGCATTGGGTCAGTTGAACACCGACCAACGCAGCGCCCTGCTGCTGATCGACGTCGAGGGCTATTCGGTGGAGGAGGCGGCCACGATCCTCGGTTGTGCGCCCGGCACCGTGAAGAGCCGCTGCGCCCGGGGCCGGGCACGACTCGCCCGGTTGCTGGTCCATCTGCGTGAGGACGAGTGA
- a CDS encoding NAD(P)-binding domain-containing protein — protein sequence MNDPRRSDVLVIGAGQAGLSVSHHLDRLGLQHLVLDAEEGPGGAWRHRWPTLTMGTVNGIRELPDSTPPAADADEPANRAIPEWFGTYERDFGIEVERPVRIRRVTSVGDRLLAHAADGRSWSVRALANATGTWRKPFWPSVPGRDSFTGTQLHTHDYPGPQPFAGKRVVVVGGGISAVQHLLEIAPLAAGTLWVTRRPPIFTDGEFGEERGRAAVAMVADRVSKGLAPRSVVSVTGLPLTPAVRDGIHSGVLNRLPMFSAVTADGVAWSDGRRCRADVILWATGFRHNLDHLAPLHLRSADGGIVMDGQQLTRVAKDHRIQLVGYGPGASTIGANRAGRAAAREIQRLLDS from the coding sequence GTGAACGATCCGCGTCGCAGCGATGTGCTGGTGATCGGTGCCGGGCAGGCCGGCCTTTCGGTCAGTCACCATCTGGACCGGCTCGGTCTGCAGCATCTTGTGCTGGACGCCGAGGAGGGCCCCGGTGGCGCCTGGCGGCACCGCTGGCCGACGCTGACGATGGGCACGGTGAACGGTATCCGCGAGTTGCCGGACAGCACTCCCCCGGCCGCCGATGCCGACGAACCGGCCAACCGGGCGATTCCGGAGTGGTTCGGCACCTACGAGCGTGACTTCGGCATCGAGGTCGAGCGTCCGGTACGGATCCGCCGGGTCACCTCGGTCGGTGACCGGTTGCTCGCCCACGCCGCCGACGGCAGGTCCTGGTCGGTCCGGGCGTTGGCCAATGCCACCGGCACCTGGCGCAAACCGTTCTGGCCCTCGGTGCCTGGCCGGGACTCCTTCACCGGCACGCAACTGCACACCCACGACTATCCCGGCCCGCAGCCGTTCGCCGGGAAACGGGTGGTCGTGGTCGGTGGCGGGATCTCCGCGGTCCAGCATCTGCTGGAGATCGCCCCCCTGGCCGCCGGCACCTTGTGGGTGACCCGCCGGCCGCCGATCTTCACCGACGGCGAGTTCGGCGAGGAGCGTGGCCGGGCGGCCGTGGCGATGGTGGCCGACCGGGTGAGCAAGGGTCTGGCGCCGCGTTCGGTGGTCAGTGTCACCGGGCTGCCGCTGACCCCGGCGGTCCGGGACGGCATCCACAGCGGGGTGCTGAACCGGTTGCCGATGTTCAGCGCGGTGACCGCCGACGGTGTGGCCTGGTCCGACGGCCGCCGCTGCCGCGCCGATGTCATCCTCTGGGCGACCGGATTCCGGCACAACCTCGACCATCTGGCGCCGCTGCACCTGCGCAGCGCCGACGGCGGGATCGTGATGGACGGCCAGCAGTTGACCCGGGTGGCGAAGGATCATCGGATCCAGCTGGTCGGTTATGGCCCGGGAGCCTCGACCATCGGCGCCAATCGGGCGGGCCGGGCGGCGGCCCGGGAGATCCAACGGCTGCTGGACAGCTGA
- a CDS encoding thioredoxin family protein: MRELREVTDQTFDAEVLRAARPVLVEYWAPWCRPCRQLEPILVELANRFADRMDFVRIDTAENPIAPADQQVLHLPTVQIFADGQPVHTFRGSKPKNTMRDAIEATLGG; this comes from the coding sequence GTGAGGGAACTGCGGGAGGTCACCGACCAGACCTTCGATGCCGAGGTGCTGCGTGCTGCCCGGCCGGTGCTGGTCGAGTACTGGGCGCCGTGGTGCCGACCCTGCCGACAGCTGGAGCCGATCCTGGTGGAGTTGGCCAACCGCTTCGCCGACCGGATGGACTTCGTCCGGATCGACACCGCGGAGAACCCGATCGCGCCGGCCGACCAGCAGGTGCTGCACCTGCCGACCGTGCAGATCTTCGCCGACGGTCAGCCCGTGCACACCTTCCGCGGGTCGAAACCGAAGAACACGATGCGTGATGCCATCGAGGCCACCCTCGGCGGCTGA
- the trxB gene encoding thioredoxin-disulfide reductase yields the protein MIELPKTTPSDAVAQDNELREVIVIGSGPAGYTAAIYAARAELAPLVFEGALEPGGALMTTTEVENFPGFAEGIQGPELMEQMRAQAERFGAELVTDDVASVDLSGDIKTVTDSAGTTYRARAVILAMGSGYRKLGLAGEEEFSGRGVSWCATCDGFFFKGKDLAVVGGGDSAMEEATFLTRFADSVTIVHRRDELRASKIMIDRAQNDPKIEFALNAAVTDIAGTSGVEKLVLTHTVDGTQRELDVQGMFVAIGHDPRSELVAGQVDLDAEGYVLVQGRTTQTSLPGVFACGDLVDHSYRQAITAAGSGCSAALDAERYLALLDDNAVDEAEVEQTAVSDPVTA from the coding sequence ATGATCGAGCTTCCGAAGACCACCCCCAGCGATGCTGTCGCCCAGGACAACGAACTGCGAGAGGTGATCGTGATCGGCAGCGGTCCGGCGGGTTACACCGCCGCGATCTATGCCGCCCGGGCCGAGCTGGCGCCGCTGGTCTTCGAGGGCGCACTCGAACCCGGTGGTGCGCTGATGACCACCACCGAGGTGGAGAACTTCCCGGGATTCGCCGAAGGCATCCAGGGCCCGGAGCTGATGGAGCAGATGCGCGCCCAGGCCGAGCGCTTCGGCGCCGAGCTGGTCACCGACGACGTCGCCTCGGTCGATCTCAGCGGCGACATCAAGACCGTCACCGACTCCGCCGGTACGACCTACCGGGCCCGGGCGGTGATCCTGGCCATGGGGTCGGGCTACCGCAAGCTCGGACTCGCCGGGGAGGAGGAGTTCTCCGGCCGTGGCGTCTCCTGGTGCGCCACCTGTGACGGCTTCTTCTTCAAGGGCAAGGATCTGGCCGTGGTCGGCGGTGGCGACTCGGCGATGGAGGAGGCGACCTTCCTCACCCGCTTCGCCGATTCGGTGACGATCGTCCACCGGCGCGACGAGTTGCGTGCCTCCAAGATCATGATCGACCGGGCGCAGAACGACCCGAAGATCGAGTTCGCATTGAATGCCGCCGTCACCGACATCGCGGGTACGTCCGGGGTGGAGAAGCTGGTGCTGACCCACACCGTCGACGGAACCCAGCGGGAACTCGACGTCCAGGGCATGTTCGTGGCCATCGGGCACGATCCGCGCTCGGAACTGGTGGCCGGGCAGGTGGACCTGGACGCCGAGGGTTACGTGCTGGTGCAGGGCCGGACCACTCAGACCAGCCTGCCCGGTGTCTTCGCCTGTGGTGACCTGGTCGACCACTCCTACCGGCAGGCGATCACCGCCGCCGGATCGGGCTGTTCGGCGGCCTTGGACGCCGAGCGCTACCTGGCACTGCTGGACGACAATGCGGTGGACGAGGCCGAGGTCGAGCAGACCGCGGTCTCGGATCCCGTCACCGCCTGA